The Eremothecium gossypii ATCC 10895 chromosome IV, complete sequence genome contains a region encoding:
- a CDS encoding arrestin C-terminal domain-containing protein (Syntenic homolog of Saccharomyces cerevisiae YBL101C (ECM21) and YPR030W (CSR2)), with protein MMPFAIRHPVTAMENDTEAERRRRRSSSVKQALSSFFTGERGSEEAAEMDRSGPQGRRASTPGLEGTTRRVARRFSSPARADSRPEHRAQYTLGDEGLRWSMEHGVEDMYDEGTLFGIDDVGPGSCAEAAGCGGLDSREFLTEYLAERGFVQQRTLLSKGDVAVYALTSGEIVFLPTASSLEEGYLRNIRQSLENGDAFSDDYGDSHTVYDDPEAAIPDSYSATSLDSDVSESAMPVTQLTTELLDDATTLFNLAVVVSIAKPVEMSEIKARLFSRVRVHWHNGLPPGRRKFEEYYTIGDLKWTLTAENYNLYVPLHVSTEDQIIERSTGVVHRKLFRNVYERDDSSDRVNSTLASFMTNLSEQNYTFKPGDYVFILPVQFIRQVPETIYVPSARLNYDFCCGMRVNKLTVPDNETIDQYPAETTGPSKCQKEIDTPHKLADRLIKKVKARLTSSSQASSGKDGVADTIACGSMPVTVVRTPPLRSISIADKPIYINRVWTNALSYEISLLQKYVPLDSEIPLKIKLVPLMKHVSVKRIRINISEKITLVSKDLKYEFDQMDVILQDPYNPLFPELQFLKKPARSLPLLEVRTKDKGIKALREEVIENSTGDNLLCYSDAALNSDKGVEMVDSLTLETTLKFPKFTVPRKNGTMPPYGIEELVPSPDSPHTHRPPPSHGVLGLFGRRSSGSHPRTAEGPSPSTTASSATAHSGSTFRTGSRVPIEHSTFLNVPKRGLYADSTHFKHIVVKHKLEVMLRVSKRDSDADGAKLRHYEVLIDTPIVLLSEYCSRQNVDLPTYNMVTGDSRFRSPLPTFEEAVSETLSAPDSPITSPLASPDILASYDPDEFSIQQLSLSRTTTHTQADPLLPADFSPLRRYSNIDEMMRSSSSNTASADSRCPAYSADPPTYEDT; from the coding sequence ATGATGCCGTTTGCAATTAGACACCCAGTTACGGCGATGGAGAACGATACAGAAGCGGAACGGAGAAGAAGGCGATCGTCCAGCGTCAAACAGGCACTAAGCTCATTTTTCACTGGTGAGCGCGGCTCAGAGGAGGCCGCGGAAATGGACCGATCTGGGCCTCAGGGGCGGAGGGCGAGCACGCCAGGTCTGGAGGGGACTACTCGCAGGGTGGCGAGACGGTTTAGCAGCCCGGCTCGTGCGGATTCTCGTCCAGAACATAGAGCACAGTACACGTTGGGAGATGAAGGTCTAAGATGGTCGATGGAACACGGCGTCGAAGATATGTATGATGAGGGTACTCTATTTGGTATCGATGATGTTGGGCCAGGCAGCTGTGCAGAGGCCGCAGGCTGCGGCGGGCTGGACTCCCGAGAGTTTCTCACAGAGTATCTGGCGGAGCGGGGGTTTGTTCAGCAGCGCACGCTTCTGTCGAAGGGCGACGTTGCGGTATATGCGCTGACTTCAGGAGAGATTGTGTTTCTACCGACGGCGTCTTCTCTGGAGGAGGGGTACCTCAGGAACATACGCCAGTCCCTCGAAAACGGCGATGCTTTCAGCGACGACTATGGCGACAGCCATACAGTGTACGACGACCCGGAGGCCGCTATTCCTGACTCATACAGTGCGACTAGTTTGGATTCGGACGTCAGTGAGAGTGCGATGCCTGTGACTCAACTGACGACAGAGTTGCTGGACGATGCGACCACCTTGTTCAACCTGGCGGTTGTGGTATCTATAGCGAAGCCCGTGGAGATGTCGGAGATCAAGGCGCGGCTTTTCTCGCGCGTGCGTGTCCACTGGCACAATGGGCTCCCTCCAGGACGCAGGAAGTTCGAGGAGTACTACACTATTGGCGATTTGAAATGGACGCTAACTGCTGAGAACTACAACCTTTATGTGCCACTCCATGTTTCCACAGAAGACCAGATTATTGAGCGCTCCACGGGGGTTGTTCACAGAAAATTATTTAGGAACGTTTACGAAAGAGATGATAGCTCAGACAGAGTGAACTCTACCCTTGCAAGCTTCATGACCAACTTATCTGAACAAAACTACACGTTCAAGCCGGGTGATTATGTTTTCATACTACCTGTCCAATTTATTCGACAAGTTCCGGAGACGATATATGTGCCGTCTGCCCGTTTGAACTACGACTTCTGCTGTGGTATGCGAGTCAACAAACTCACCGTTCCGGATAACGAAACCATTGACCAGTATCCGGCCGAGACGACCGGCCCCTCGAAATGCCAGAAAGAAATCGATACCCCTCATAAGCTTGCGGACCGCCTCATCAAGAAGGTCAAGGCCCGCTTAACTTCATCATCTCAAGCCTCCTCGGGCAAGGATGGCGTTGCTGATACCATAGCCTGCGGCTCTATGCCTGTCACAGTTGTGAGGACCCCTCCACTGCGGTCAATATCCATTGCAGACAAACCTATTTATATTAACAGAGTATGGACCAATGCTCTATCTTACGAGATTTCCTTGCTACAAAAATATGTCCCGCTGGATAGCGAAATCCCTCTCAAGATCAAACTGGTTCCGCTAATGAAGCATGTGTCTGTCAAACGGATTCGAATAAACATCTCAGAGAAGATCACCCTTGTGTCCAAGGACCTGAAGTACGAGTTCGACCAGATGGACGTCATCCTGCAAGACCCGTATAACCCGCTATTTCCGGAGCTCCAGTTCCTCAAGAAGCCGGCCCGTTCCCTGCCACTGTTGGAGGTGCGGACAAAAGACAAGGGCATCAAGGCGCTCAGGGAGGAGGTCATCGAGAACTCGACCGGCGACAACTTGCTCTGCTACAGCGATGCCGCGCTCAACAGCGACAAGGGCGTCGAGATGGTCGACTCCCTGACCCTCGAGACGACTCTGAAGTTCCCGAAGTTCACTGTGCCCCGCAAAAACGGGACCATGCCGCCATACGGGATCGAAGAGCTCGTGCCCTCCCCGGATAGCCCGCACACACACCGTCCGCCGCCCAGCCACGGCGTGCTGGGTCTCTTCGGCAGGCGCTCGAGCGGCAGCCACCCGCGGACCGCGGAGGGCCCGAGCCCCAGCACGACTGCCAGCAGCGCGACCGCGCACTCGGGGTCCACGTTCCGCACCGGCTCGCGCGTGCCCATCGAGCACTCGACCTTCCTCAACGTGCCCAAGCGCGGCCTGTACGCGGACAGCACGCATTTCAAGCACATCGTGGTCAAGCACAAGCTGGAGGTCATGCTGCGCGTCAGCAAGCGCGACTCCGACGCCGACGGCGCCAAGCTCCGCCACTACGAGGTGCTCATCGACACGCCCATCGTGCTGCTCTCCGAGTACTGCAGCCGCCAGAACGTCGACCTGCCGACCTACAACATGGTCACCGGCGACAGCCGCTTCCGCTCGCCGCTGCCCACGTTCGAGGAGGCCGTGTCCGAGACGCTCTCCGCGCCCGACTCGCCCATCACCTCGCCGCTCGCGTCGCCCGACATCCTCGCCTCCTACGACCCTGACGAATTCTCCATCCAGCAGCTCTCGCTCTCCcgcaccaccacccacacGCAGGCCGacccgctgctgcccgcAGACTTCtcgccgctgcgccgctACAGCAACATCGACGAGATGATgcgctccagctccagcaaCACCGCCTCCGCAGACTCCCGCTGCCCCGCCTACTCCGCAGACCCCCCGACTTACGAAGACACGTAA
- the SFT2 gene encoding Sft2p (Syntenic homolog of Saccharomyces cerevisiae YBL102W (SFT2)) produces MESNEQSSSLRDSLNRWNAGRAQQGSSVNEGAKTLLAGWAESLNARAADVYQRLPLTQQDLVQSPEPAWFALSRTERLALFVVFLAAAAGCFAACVMLFPVLALKPRKFGLLWPVGSLLFVLAFGVLQGPVAYAKHMLSRERLPFTAFFLTTCAATIYFAAIAKSTLLTIPCALLQLVAVVYYGVSYFPFGAAGLRMVSAAGLSTARGALRI; encoded by the coding sequence ATGGAGAGCAACGAGCAATCAAGCAGTCTGCGCGACTCGCTGAACCGGTGGAACGccgggcgcgcgcagcagggGAGCAGCGTGAACGAGGGCGCCAAGACGCTTCTTGCGGGATGGGCGGAGTCGCTGAACGCGCGTGCGGCGGACGTGTACCAGCGGCTGCCGCTGACGCAGCAGGACCTGGTGCAGAGCCCGGAGCCGGCGTGGTTTGCGCTGAGCCGGACGGAGCGGCTGGCGCTGTTCGTGGTGTTtctggcggcggcggcggggtGCTTCGCGGCGTGCGTGATGCTGTTTCCGGTGCTGGCGCTGAAGCCGCGCAAGTTCGGGCTGCTGTGGCCTGTGGGGTCGCTGCTGTTTGTGCTGGCGTTCGGGGTGCTGCAGGGCCCGGTGGCGTACGCGAAGCACATGTTGTCGCGCGAGCGGCTGCCGTTCACGGCGTTCTTCCTGACGACGTGCGCGGCCACGATCTACTTTGCAGCGATCGCGAAGAGCACGCTGCTGACGATCCCGtgcgcgctgctgcagctggtggcGGTGGTGTATTACGGCGTGAGCTACTTCCCGTTCGGCGCGGCGGGCCTGCGCATGGTAAGCGCGGCAGGGCTGAGCACGGCGCGGGGGGCGCTACGCATCTAA
- the RTG3 gene encoding Rtg3p (Syntenic homolog of Saccharomyces cerevisiae YBL103C (RTG3)) gives MDGHLQGAEDLLEELLKQAQSESNTGPGAQGAGYARHDGKQRQQSMASQLADDGAFLDEYFLAGGDGLFADTLLPEFKDDGGRSPLGSSLGSMTSEFLSPAGSVQQAQRRGSLESGPQHLRSPSASARAGAHLSSSLRSQARARQSSLSSLASTPVLEDGAGSLTQEEKLRRRREFHNAVERRRRELIKSKIKELGKLVPPSLLNYNDEGKEVRLNKGIILLRTVEYLEYLRQVLDVQARKRAQLLDKLRTLERRRRDLPPPRPAAAPAPRASLDSPEQIIDGRALPQLLKDDPPPLADDLRQFLAGPQMEHEDNSKLIFSAPEHPAGFLLNFEP, from the coding sequence ATGGACGGCCATCTTCAAGGCGCAGAGGACTTGCTTGAGGAGCTCCTGAAGCAGGCGCAGAGCGAGAGCAACACCGGGCCCGGGGCGCAGGGCGCAGGCTACGCACGGCACGACGGCAAGCAGCGACAGCAGAGCATGGCCAGCCAGCTGGCGGATGACGGGGCGTTTCTGGACGAGTACTTCCTcgcgggcggcgacggGCTGTTCGCGGACACGCTGCTGCCGGAGTTCAAGGACGACGGGGGGCGGTCGCCGCTGGGGTCGTCGCTGGGCAGCATGACGAGCGAGTTCCTGTCGCCGGCGGGGTCCgtgcagcaggcgcagcggcggggCTCGCTGGAGTCGGGCCCGCAGCACCTGCGGTCGCCGTCGGCCAGCGCGCGGGCCGGCGCGCACCTCTCGTCCAGCCTGCGCAGCcaggcgcgggcgcgccagTCGTCGCTCAGCAGCCTGGCCAGCACGCCCGTGCTGGAGGACGGCGCGGGCAGCCTCACGCAGGAGGAGaagctgcgccgccgccgcgagTTCCACAACGCCGTCgagcgccgccgccgcgagCTCATCAAGTCCAAGATCAAGGAGCTCGGCAAGCTCGTGCCGCCCAGCCTGCTCAACTACAACGACGAGGGCAAGGAGGTCCGCCTCAACAAGGGCATCATCCTGCTGCGCACCGTCGAGTACCTCGAGTACCTGCGCCAGGTCCTCGACGTCCAGGCCCGCAAGCGCGCCCAGCTGCTCGACAAGCTGCgcacgcttgagcgccgccgccgcgacctgccgccgccgcgcccggccgccgcgcccgcgccgcgcgcctCGCTGGACTCGCCCGAGCAGATCATCGACGGCCGCGCgctcccgcagctgctcaaggacgacccgccgccgctggccgACGATCTGCGCCAGTTTCTGGCCGGGCCCCAGATGGAGCACGAGGACAATAGCAAGCTCATCTTCAGCGCCCCGGAGCACCCCGCCGGCTTTCTGCTGAACTTCGAGCCCTGA